A single region of the Pontimicrobium sp. SW4 genome encodes:
- a CDS encoding ATP-binding protein has translation MAKTFKRSYKFAFKSAIFITAILTLLVSVFLYAQHSLDVLVISVFAIASFLTSFFIIQYRVQQFIYKRVKKIYDDLTLLESSSFSTSRITTDMATLTQEIDKYAKNKKIEIEALKIREQYRKEFIGNVSHELKTPLFMVQGYISTLIDGAADDKVIREKYLTRAEKGVERLIYIIKDLDMITKFEAGDLRLDIGSFDIVELVENVFELLEMKAAKKKIALTFDMDYKHPIMVNGDKERIQQVLSNLVVNSIKYGEKNGTTEVSIENLIKNKVIVRVTDNGEGIEKNYIPRLFERFYRVDKSGSRKEGGSGLGLAIVKHIIEAHEEKLYVESEYGIGSEFSFTLEKTK, from the coding sequence ATGGCAAAAACCTTTAAAAGATCATATAAATTTGCGTTTAAATCGGCAATATTTATAACTGCAATTTTAACACTCTTAGTGAGTGTTTTTTTATATGCTCAACATTCACTTGATGTATTGGTTATTTCAGTCTTTGCAATAGCTAGTTTTTTAACGTCTTTTTTTATTATTCAGTATCGTGTGCAACAGTTCATATACAAGAGAGTGAAAAAGATTTATGATGATCTTACCTTATTGGAATCTAGCTCTTTTAGTACAAGTAGAATAACAACAGACATGGCAACTTTAACTCAAGAAATTGATAAATACGCCAAGAATAAGAAAATAGAAATAGAAGCTCTTAAAATACGTGAGCAATATAGAAAAGAATTTATTGGCAATGTCTCTCACGAGCTCAAAACACCATTGTTTATGGTGCAAGGTTATATTTCAACCTTAATAGATGGTGCCGCTGATGATAAAGTTATTAGGGAAAAATATTTAACAAGAGCAGAAAAAGGTGTTGAGCGTTTAATATATATTATTAAAGATTTGGATATGATTACCAAGTTTGAAGCTGGTGATTTAAGGTTAGATATTGGGTCATTTGATATTGTAGAATTAGTTGAAAATGTTTTTGAACTACTTGAAATGAAGGCTGCCAAGAAAAAAATAGCACTTACCTTCGATATGGATTATAAACATCCAATTATGGTAAATGGAGATAAGGAGCGTATACAGCAAGTATTATCAAATTTAGTGGTAAACTCTATTAAATATGGAGAAAAAAATGGGACTACAGAAGTTAGTATAGAAAACCTAATTAAAAATAAGGTAATAGTAAGGGTAACTGATAATGGAGAAGGTATTGAAAAAAATTATATACCAAGACTATTTGAGCGTTTTTATAGAGTGGATAAAAGCGGTTCTCGAAAAGAAGGAGGTTCAGGTTTAGGACTTGCTATTGTGAAACACATTATTGAAGCACATGAGGAGAAATTATATGTAGAAAGCGAATATGGTATTGGAAGTGAATTTTCATTTACACTCGAAAAGACTAAATAA
- a CDS encoding response regulator transcription factor, which produces MEKKSIKILLVDDEPDILEIVGYNLSSEGYKVIKAENGVEAVKKAKKEKPQLIILDVMMPEMDGIEACEQIRLIPELKDVIITFLTARGEDYSQVAGFDAGADDYITKPIKPKVLVSKVKALLRRYKEQEKQENVLKIGNLTIDRDEYKILLKGKEIVLPRKEFELLSLLTSKPGKVFKRDEILDKVWGNEVVVGGRTIDVHIRKLREKIGDNTFKTVKGVGYKFVS; this is translated from the coding sequence ATGGAAAAAAAAAGCATTAAAATACTTCTTGTAGATGATGAACCAGATATTCTAGAGATAGTTGGTTATAACTTGTCATCTGAAGGATACAAAGTTATTAAAGCTGAAAATGGAGTAGAAGCTGTAAAAAAGGCAAAGAAAGAAAAGCCACAGCTTATTATTTTAGATGTTATGATGCCTGAAATGGATGGTATTGAAGCTTGTGAGCAAATTAGATTAATTCCTGAACTTAAAGATGTAATCATCACTTTTTTAACAGCAAGGGGAGAAGATTACTCGCAAGTAGCAGGATTTGATGCAGGAGCAGACGATTATATTACCAAACCTATTAAACCTAAAGTGTTAGTAAGTAAAGTTAAAGCTTTATTGCGTCGTTACAAGGAGCAAGAAAAACAAGAAAATGTTTTAAAAATTGGTAATTTAACTATTGACAGGGATGAGTATAAAATTTTATTAAAAGGAAAAGAAATTGTACTGCCAAGAAAAGAGTTTGAATTATTATCTTTATTGACCTCTAAACCAGGAAAAGTATTTAAAAGAGACGAAATTTTAGATAAAGTTTGGGGAAATGAAGTTGTTGTAGGCGGAAGAACTATTGATGTTCACATTAGAAAACTTAGAGAGAAAATAGGTGACAACACATTTAAAACAGTTAAAGGAGTAGGGTATAAGTTTGTAAGTTAA